GAGGTGCACCAAGGCCGGCCGGTCGCCGTGACGAGGGATGGGTTGAACGGGACTAACATTCCCGTGCAATCCACCGCCGGCCCGGCGGCCGATTGACAAAATTCAGTTCAGCGGCGCCGGTTTCTCCTCTAAGACCCGGCGCGAAGGATCAGCACGAGGATCACGAACGCATGTCGGACGCCAAGAAGCCGGGGCCGAGCCAGGTCATCGAGCGTATCCTGACCCTCGAGCTGGTGCGCGTCACCGAGCGGGCCGCCGTGGCCGCCGCGCGCCTGCGCGGCCAGGGCAACGAGAAGGCCGCCGACCAGGCCGCCGTCGACGCGATGCGCCGCGAGCTGAACCGCCTGCCGATCGACGGCACCGTCGTGATCGGCGAGGGCGAGCGCGACGAGGCCCCGATGCTGTTCATCGGCGAGACCCTCGGCAACGGCTCGGGCCCGAAGGTCGACATCGCGGTCGATCCGCTGGAGGGCACGACCCTCTGCGCCAAGGACATGCCGGGCTCCGTCGCCGTGATGGCGATGGCCGAGGGCGGCACCCTGCTCGCCGCCCCCGACGTCTACATGCACAAGATCGCCATCGGCCCGGGCTACCCGGCCGGCACCGTGCATCTCGACGCCTCGCCTGAGGAGAACATCCACGCGCTGGCCAAGGCCAAGGGCGTGCCGCCTGCCGAGATCACCGCCCTCGTCCTCGACCGGCCGCGCCACACCGACCTGATCGCGGCGATCCGTCGGACCGGCGCCGGGGTGCGCCTGATCTCCGACGGCGACGTCGCCGGCGTGATCTTCACCACCATGCCGGAGGAGACCGGCATCGACATCTATCTCGGCATCGGCGCAGCCCCCGAGGGCGTGCTGGCGGCGGGCGCTCTGCGCTGCATCGGCGGCCAGATGCAGGGCCGCCTGATCCTCGACACCGAGGAGAAGCGCGACCGCGCCGCCAAGATGGGCGTCTCCGACCCGAACCGCCTCTACTCCCTCGAGGATCTCGCCCGCGGCGACGTCGTCGTGGCGATGACCGGCGTGACCGACGGGGCGCTGGTCAAGGGCGTGAAGTTCGGCCGCAGCACGATCCGCACCGAGACGGTGGTCTACCGCTCGCATACCGGCACCGTGCGCCGGATCGAGGCCGAGCACCGCGACTTCGACAAGTTCCACCTGAAGT
This is a stretch of genomic DNA from Methylobacterium sp. 17Sr1-1. It encodes these proteins:
- the glpX gene encoding class II fructose-bisphosphatase gives rise to the protein MSDAKKPGPSQVIERILTLELVRVTERAAVAAARLRGQGNEKAADQAAVDAMRRELNRLPIDGTVVIGEGERDEAPMLFIGETLGNGSGPKVDIAVDPLEGTTLCAKDMPGSVAVMAMAEGGTLLAAPDVYMHKIAIGPGYPAGTVHLDASPEENIHALAKAKGVPPAEITALVLDRPRHTDLIAAIRRTGAGVRLISDGDVAGVIFTTMPEETGIDIYLGIGAAPEGVLAAGALRCIGGQMQGRLILDTEEKRDRAAKMGVSDPNRLYSLEDLARGDVVVAMTGVTDGALVKGVKFGRSTIRTETVVYRSHTGTVRRIEAEHRDFDKFHLK